A stretch of Geotrypetes seraphini chromosome 2, aGeoSer1.1, whole genome shotgun sequence DNA encodes these proteins:
- the LOC117354049 gene encoding cytochrome c produces the protein MGDLEKGRKIFAQKCSTCHTLEKGGKIKTGPNLYGLFGRKTGQSPGFSYTEANKNKGIIWNEDTLMEYLANPKKYIPGTKMVFAGIKKEEERKNLIAYLKQETCK, from the exons ATGGGAGATCTAGAAAAAGGCAGGAAGATCTTTGCTCAAAAGTGTTCAACATGCCACACACTGGAAAAAGGTGGCAAAATCAAGACTGGCCCTAATCTGTATGGTTTATTTGGCCGGAAGACTGGCCAATCGCCAGGATTTTCTTATACAGAAGCTAACAAAAACAAAG GTATCATCTGGAATGAGGACACATTAATGGAATACTTAGCCAATCCAAAGAAATACATCCCTGGAACAAAGATGGTCTTTGCTGGCATtaagaaggaagaagaaagaaaaaacttGATAGCCTACCTTAAACAGGAGACATGCAAGTAG